The sequence tcaaattcaaatagGTACATGATATCCGCAAGCTAGAAGCACAGCCACGTTTTGTGAGAGAGTGGGAGAAGACCTAAACCTTGAACTTAATGGCTTGACGCATTACAATCGAAGTCACGGCCTGAATTACCGCCTCCAAAGTTATTCGCTAATGTTCGAGTCGTGTAAACAGTTACAACCAACGGCGGGATGACGTAAATGTGCAATTACACGAGCCGAGGTCCTGGCCATAAGGCAGAAGCCATACCTAATGGATTTTCCGAGAAGATAGAGTGAAGGTTGTACCTGTGAGTCACAGAAACCTTTTGAACTTATGAATCTCATCATTAAAAAAACTAGTGTTGACGGAAAAtctatttttcccctcactagctcggaaacatgtgttgtgtcctttaatatcagcgggaaaaaaacgcattttatccactagtggataaagtaatttgaccttaaatatAGACAAATTTTCTgatttaaaactgataaaagtgggttaatctagtgatgaagatgatttaccacctgtggaactactggaagcagtgataaacgcgttttttacgttgtactttcctcgctattagtgaggggaaaagttttgtgttacacacgggtgcaaatgtattttacttctcgtgtgttgaaaaactcacaagttcaggattctattctcgaactatagaatcctttcacttccttgtttttcaatttcacactcggcgttaaaatacaactttgcacccttgtgtaACAAATAACTTATTCTTGGTTTTAATGTCATTTAAAAATACCTCTcgcagaaataaaataaacaaggaACATCCATAACAAAGATTATCAGCCACAGATAGAATTGACAACGTGAACAACGTCCCTTATGCTAAAATCACGTACTCCTCCACGCGCTAATCGCCAACAAGTGTTTATCAGTAAAACTTAGTCTACTCGTTTGGTCTGTGACTCGAATGCACCCAGTCGACGAACATCTTAGCGAAGGAAGGCGTGACGGAACACTTGGAATGAACCACCGCCTTAAAGTCTCAGTGTTCTGAAGCTATACCTGCACCCAGTCGACGACCATCTTAGCGAAGGAGGGCGTGAACTGCAGCACGTGGTTAAGGGACAGCCCCTGCATGTCCATGATTACAATGACGCCGGAGACCTGCGTCCGAGGCTCCGTCATGGCCGCCTCCAGACCCAACTGGACGCCGCGGAACACTTCGGTTAGGGGTACCGCCTTCGGGTCCCAACCCTCTGAAATATTTTAGAATTATCACTGCGTGAACTGAAttcaataaagaatatttttgagAAATGTTGGGTGgttgatatatttaaaatatatcgtcacacctcggacactggcgatcaaatatatgaaagaggcgcgttcctagcacacattctaagctcgtgtaggtgaacgcgtaccatgcttgtgtgagtgaaatatgacaggtcgactgatcgcgtttttgacaggcggtaactgtgaggtaaccgagagggggtgagcggcactttcagcggggagcgggagtggccatactgtacgatagtactctttattatactgtgatatcgTGATACGTACTTGTCAACCTtgaaaaatgtaactaattacTATTGTTCTTAAAAATGAACATGTCATTTGATTACTGAATAAGtaattaattactaattacatacttgataggtaggtacatacacGGTAGGTAAGTGATTAAAGATAACTACAGCAAGTTAACATTTAGACTAAAGTTCATGAGCGAGGTTGACATATAATCATGCAATTATGAGAAAATAGTTAACATCAGCTTACATACGGATTTCCTGCATCTAATAGCTGATTCTTTAGTGTTAgtgtaagtaattaaatgtaggtatgtaactaAAGATTCGTTATATCatatttagggttttcttgttggCATCAGAGATATCAGGGCCAGGTTAGGATAATTAGATTTAGGATTGGGTAGATGACAAGAGCCTGGTGGATTTTTCGCGCTCATCAACGAGGATATAAGCAGCGAGGAGGTCATGGCAGTAGGGATCAAGGATTTGCCGGACTTTGTAGAAGACTGATGCTATCTGAGAATAGAGTAAATAGACTCACTGCCAGACTCGACGAACAGGAAACGCCACCCgtgttaggcctgatttagacggcgtgcgaactcgcatgcgattttagttacattgcgggctgttgagggtacatacaattttgcacagtcatcaaataccgcaatgtaataaaactcgtatgcgagttctcgtatcgtctaaatgggcccttagtcgCGAGGTGCTAGGATGGATATGATGGAGTGGGCGAAAGCGGCGCGTACCACTGACGGCGTCAGGTCATGGCAGTAAACTTTATATTTGAGGATAGTAAGTAAACTCACTGCCAGACTCGACGAACATGATGCGCCGGCCATGCTGATCGCGAGGTGCTAGGATCGATATGATGGAGTGGTCGAAAGCGGCGCGTACCACAGACGGCATCAGGTCATGACAGTAGGGATCATGCGCTTGTCGGAATTTGTAGAAAGCTTGTATctgtaaatagttatttgttttacaagggggcaaagtagttgtttaaccgcacgtgccaatattgatacctgagcaagcgaaagattccaatattgaaccgcgagcgtagcgagtggttcaaaaagtggaatcttgagcgttgcgagggtatcaaggcacgaaggttaaacaaactttgccaccgagtgaaacacaaaatttttcaccacaccaacacgaacaaaatactgactataaaacatcaaaataaatcaaattcatcaatttattcaatatttttgattcaaaatcattatttatagggtaaaatctagcagacatattaagacatcgggttaaaatttgcatgaaattactttgcccccttgtggataaaatgcaattttgctatctgttttcgaatagcaaagaatgcctttaccagttggtgtggtgaaaaagattttttcagCTACAGAATGTTCTTGAAGATTTTTTCAGCTACAGAATATTctataaaatactaaatacaaCTGACATAAAGTAGAAAACATTACACCAAATATATTGACAGCACAAAACAACATTGCAACTTCGACATTGACTTACTTAACCTATGGAAATACATTTCGCAAACCATCATTTGATAGCGCAAGAATTGACTATTAGGTAAATATTAGCATTATTAGCGTATCCAAAAACCAATAGTTTACTCGAAATATTGATAGAGGTACAATCATAACGATTTGTTCCACACATAAAAATTATGGCGGTTATTTGAAGGCAACTTCAAATTTCAATATAGCGACGTTACTATTTtgattaagttaaaatttgatACTGACCTTTTTTAGAGCACTATCTGCGTAAAATTTGCAGGGCCTTAGAAATTTCATCAGGAAGTCGTCATTGTCAATAGGAATGTTAAGGTTTTTTTCACCTGCAAACGAAAAACAGCAAAATCAACAACAAAAACTCGCAGtttctgttttgtttttaattcccGCGTATATGTGCACAAATAACTATATCTCCAGCCCAAAGGGTCCTGCCTCATAAGCAATAAGGACCTTTTAAACAGAATTTCTGTCAGGATTTTTCAGGAAGGACTTCTCTGTTCTTGAATCATAAGAGCCGGTCTGTGTTGGAATACTACATATGTATCAATCAAGATAACATAGACACAATGATTCTGTTTCACAAGTTTTCAAAAGCAATGCTCATGATATCGGATGACTTTTGAATCCAATTAAAACAATTTCTAAGAGACCACTGTAGTGCAACACCGATCAGTTAGTAATATCAATGACGTTTTAggctaaataaattattttttaataatgacagcaactatggagcgcagcattctAGGTGCCAAAAGGACCGATCGAGTCCGAAACactacgctgcgctccaaaactcgcattgctgatgttggcaaaaaaaccgccaggcttaaatgggactgggccggccacgtctatcgcatgcatccggataggtgggctaacatagccaccaagtggatgccgtcgcgtgggccgggcaggcccaggcaaagatggcgaaacgatcttgacgcctttctgaagaactggccggaggaaacggagaatcgggagtcatggagagccaggggagaggcctttgctcagcagtgggacactcaagtatgctaacaaaaaaaatgacaggtcAGCATCGTATTAAAGATCTCTTCGAAGCTTTGGTCTAATGGGGCCGCCTTCCTATTAAAACATTATTTACCGACTTAAATTTAGAAAACAGTCAAATAATTATTGGATTTAAGGTAGAAAAGTAATGAATAGATTAAAACCCGCGCAGTCTTCTATAATGATTTAAAAAGAACAAAGTTGTATACCTAAGTGTTTTagcgtaggtacctacacaaaaACTACTCTACCACAGACACCAGGTCAAGGGCAGAGTTTGAGTGTTAGTGCCACAATGCACAAACAGATTATGCCGTAATTAGTACTTTGTTCCTTCTATCATTTCCGCGTTAGGTGTTGTTCTGAACGCGCAGTGCTCTACTTGTAGAGCTGTTGCGTGCTCTTAGGCAGTAGGTAGAGCAAGATCAAGGTCCGAATCATTTTATTATACTGCGATGACTTGTAAATTGGATATCAGGAAACTCTATCCTTTTAATTCCTCGTATAATTGGTTAGCACCTAGAGCAGTCATAACTTCGCTAAGTACGTgatataaatgtaggtatgtttCGACATCTTTCAAGGTTGCGAGTGACAAAAATATGCTTTTGCTAGTAACACAAATATGCAGAATAAGACaatgatttaatttatttacttttcctACTTCATCAATATGATGAGTATAATTTAAGATAATGATTCTGTTATGACTGATGAGAGCTGAGATAAACTATGTACATACTTAGGTAAGTTTAGTTGCTTACAAAAGAATGACAAAAATAACCCAATGTATAGTTTCATTCaataaatagatataattgAATAGGGTAAAAGTCCTATATGCCTGCAATCAGGCCGCGAGGTCGCGGCCGGGGGGCTCAATTTTTAACTGTAACACTACACAAGTACACACACACCTAAGTACATTTCACACAATCTGGTCCGATCCGAtccggatgtaggaccgatacatTAAAGGCGTCATCTTTAGCATGGCTTAAACGATCGGAAACGGATGTATGAAGACTATAAGAAAAATAGCTGCAGGAGAGCGTCATCTGACATGCCATGCATAGAGTTTGCCTATTTAGTATATTAATTAATGAAGCTCGTGTGGTTTACGTTTTACTACCATCCGACGTCCGATATTGATCGGACAATGTCAAAACGCTTTATTATTTTGGAATATCTAATTCTTAGTTTACCGTTTAGGTCTCGTTTGATCATATAATTATAGGCCAAGTACAGACTGAAGAAGTAAGTACGTATAATATAGTCTTCAATTAGTGCGAAAAATGATTttactaatgaaataaaactatagaaatGATTAAAATCGAATGCTTGAAACATTTCATACTAAAAGAaccaattatatttattttatatttattatagataATATGGATATTGAGTGAATGAGTTACGGCTTGTATGTTGCGAAATGAATTATGTTGCGTTTGGATTTACAATATGTCCCGACGTTTGTGAGTAGTGAACGTTGTAAAAACAACATACAAAgtatacctatacttaataGGTACCAATGAAATTACGAAACTTACAAATGGgtttatgtttttataaccGGTTGCTTAACGGCGTAAATACTTTGTTTGATATCGTTAGGGAATATGAAGGACATAAACTTTCCGCAAGCTAAATaagaaaataagtaagtaaaataagtaaataagaaaataaGTAATTTTATGACAACGAttattcaaattaattacttgatataatattacctaatttaattatttattttgacctcagataattttataactttaattttgtattttaaatatgatgtaaatagttttgtaaatattaatgttttaatttaggtaggtatttttataatttgcatGCCATATGGGTCAATGCACTGATACCATGTATATATTTCCACCATTATATTATGATGTACGTGCTAAAATGCAAATAAAAgttttgaagtttgaagtttgaaaaGTAAATACTTACTACTTAAGTTACTTAGCAACTCGTAGTAAAGGACCTATTTTCGGTTTAGTGTTATTTTATGAGGTGAACGATTCCTATGAATATTTTTGAAGCTCTTTAGAATGAGATAGGCAAGGTTAATTAAGGACTATCGCTCCCAAACGATAAATTGGCTTTAAAATGAGGACGAAACAATAGACGCCGATATTAACCTCTTCAATTCCTATCTAGTTTTTGTCTAGACAACAACGTTTAAGTCTTTGACctacgaaatacctacctataagatatttacaaaataaacgGGGATTTTATTCGAAAGCCGGAAAAGTTAGTTATCATTTCATTCATGTCATAAACTTCTTTAAGTTATAACTTACGTTAATAACAGTTACAGTCAATCATTATActtaatcatcatcatatttcatattcatatttgtcGCAGGGACGATCGATGGGGCCGGCAAGTATTGCTGTGGAGACCAAGACTGGGAAGCCGAGGTGACGATATACGAGGACCAGTGGCGGTACAGCCATATAAGCCCAAAAGCCGGGCTTGccctaacatttttaaaatcgcGCGCTAATATTAGATATTATTAAGTTCTCCATAAGTGAAGCTCACGGCCGACCAACCATACGGTACAGACCACAGCATGTTGCCATGTTTTGCCGTGGCGCTAGTGCAGCGCGGAAGAGCACGTTCACTACGTTCAGCTATATCTTGCTCGCTCGCACTCGTTGGCTTGCAATGGGGCTTGCTCTTGCATCCTTTTTTCCTAGCTTTTAGCCTACATTCTGCCTAGCAACTTATATAactatttgtaggtatatatagaaCATTTGTTCCACGATTTAAGCCGGGCTTTTGGTATGAAGTGAGGAACAAGATTGAGCGCGCGTTTGATTGACAACTTcaagtgtattattatttagtcgAAAGTTTTATTTGCGTTAAGTGAATGTGCTCTTCTTAGTTTTCTTGTTATTAAGTGTTTAATTCGTTTAAAAATCCAATTGACAATGGATGAATTTGTTCCTTGTGACGGTGACAAATGCGTGGTACACATATTACTCGACGAAGGCAAGGTAAAGTAGTAAAATTTTGCCCAAAAACGAGACATTATTTCCGCGCGAAAACCAACGCCCGGCTTGTGTATTTCTCAGAAAAGTGCGGCGCGTAATAGAACATTTTGTAGGGCTGTGAGTTCGAAAATTGAAGATTAGTAGTTAGATATTGCCAAAACGTACCTTTCGGCTTGCCTCACTTTGAAACCCTAGGCACGCCACTGACGAGGACGATATCAAAAAGACGGCagggccgacctggcacagaaccgccgcttacagaacagaatggaaatccatgaaagaggcatatgttcagcagtggacgcaaatatgctgagaagaagaagaagaagaagaagaagattatacttaatcacaaataatttaattatacctTTTAATAGTTCTCTTAGTTCTTGTAAACCTTTCGCAACAACTTCGGGCGTCTCTCGTAATTCGGTCTCTGCCTTCTCTGTGTAGAACTTTTCCGAGATGGGCCAGTTCTCCAGCTGGATCTTACTGTCGCCCCACATCACGAACGGCGCACCATTTTCTTCATATTGCAAATCCATTTTTGTCGCAACGGAAAAATACGAAGTTTCGAAAGTTTAAATTATACCGTAAACTGTGCGAGCGCACAACTTACACAGCCGCTGGACCTAAATGTCCCTTCACCGACACTTTGGATGTCTAAACACATACACTTAAAAGGATATATCTAGGTCATATTTTAGAGAAACTAACTATTTTTGGCAGCGGTTTATGTAAGGATTAAGTAAGAAGTGCGACAACCGGTTCGTCTGTCGAGTGAAGATTTGAGACGTGGTGGTCGCGGAGTGCCGTCCGCGCGCGCGCTCGCACTGGCCGCTGCGTGCTCTTAACGGTACCCTGCCACTTCCATGCCACCAGCACTCATTTACGTAGGCGAGCTTACCACACTAACTCATATATCCAGATCTAATGTGTGTCAAGCTTCCGGATTGATGGAAACCTCGCATAAAAAGCTTAAACTGTAATGATACTGTCATTGTAACGTATTTATCTCTTTTGCTTATATATTATCAATGGGATTCTAAATTAAAACAAGCAACAAGCAACAATTAAAGATGAAAtaagataatagttatttgttatacatgggggcaaagttgtattttaacgccgagtgtggaattgaaaaacgagcaagtaaataaaataaataaataaatattggggacccttacacagatcaacttagccccaaactaagcaaagcttgtactatgggtgctaagcgacgatatatatacttaaatagataaatacatacttatatacataaaaaacaaagCATAGAAGTGAaatgattctatagttgaaccacaagcgaagcgagtggttcgagattagaatcctgaacttagcgagtttttcaatacacgagaagtaaaatacatttgcacccgtgaacacaaaacttttcccctcactgtaactacaactacaacgcaaaaaatgcgtttgtcactgcttccagtagttccacaggtggtaaatcatcttcattactagattcacctacttttatcaattttaaagcagttaatttgactatattcaaggtcaaatgactttacgcactagtggataaaatgcgtttttaaccgctggcattaaaggataaaacacgtgtttccgaggtagtgaggggaaaaacaatTCTGGCcccttaaaacaaaaacaacttaAGAGCTTtccacattattcgatccgaagGAAAGATGACATAGGAAAATGTCAAAGATGGattttatatatgtacctatacgatatcggtcctacatcagATATCAGATGGTATAATGTGAAGACACAGAAATTGACGAAAAAGTTAGGTACTATCTACATAATAGATAAAGCGTTGTCAAGTTATGGTTTGGTAAACTTGACAGTCTTTCGTGGAAATCTTTCCAAGaatttgacgaccagtctggctcagtcggtagtgaccctgtctgctaagccacggtcccgggttcgaatccggtaagagcatttatttgtgtgatgagcacagataaatgctcctgagtcatggatgttttctatgtatataagtatttatatactatatatatcgttgtctgagtacccacaacacaagccttcttgagcttaccgtgggcctcagtcaatctgtgtaagaaggtcctataatatttatttattatttatttattttatttttttattttaagaatgcTTAACCAAGccattttcattgttattttattacgtTTTAATCTGATACTAATTACCTATTACCTATTACTTACTTAAACCATGGATTATGCTTATTTTAACACTTGTATTGTAGCTGTAGGCATGcaataatttttcaccacaccaactggtaaagactcTTTTGAGCTGTTGCATTTTATCTTGTCCACTAATAGAGAGCAAAGTAATATCATAACTTAGGTATAGATTTTAATTTGATGGTAGTAGTTGGCAGGTCTGGTAGAATTGACCCTTAAAGGACGATTGATAGGTACTTTTGATTCAGTTAATGTCTTAACTTGCTGCTATTgtatacataggtacctataacctgcaccgatagcatggtcgcgtgattagagatgggcgctgacgggtaaataccgggaaaatacccatatctacccaatctacccggtatttacccgtatctacccaaatgagcgggtataaaaaataatctatgaaattaaagattattcttaatttacatgactgaaatatatttttctactaaaataaatatatatatttgactaactaatattaaaatgttaacagagattccaaatattccatatatcatgtgtaatttaccacattcaattaaaaagttgtattccccagatgttttaggcccactaagtattcaaataacttacttaacttaaacacggtggacagacaaattcaaattcattagccaatgaggtcacagctttgcaaaacgccaggtagttgcatccgtattgaaagggtgcaataagtcacttgaccggtcagttacttttttttttttttatttatgggatacttataatttagtttgtacttagttaaacaagcgccacgtccatgtgtgattttaattaacacttgctttgaattcggactgtaataatgccttctatgtgacttcggctagatagtggacttcggctagatagtaggctttaccaaacaaacagcaagtaacattttagtgctataattttggttttcgacgctaaaagctactatagatgtcgtataaaggttttcggcgtgaccgcctgtcgtataaaagcctccagtcacaccttttagctctataagcttgtaccgctaaaaggtgttattaggaagtgatgtaaacgtttatatcaccattttatagagccgctataggcctggtctataacaggatcaaatatgactactataggtctatattattgtataatagtgttaggaatcactgctatgcaatcaatttgcgctactaaggttcccgacaagccgctatagttgttgcgttatacagctaaaaggtgttattaggaagtaatgtaaacgtttataccaccattttatagagccgctataggcctggtctataacaggatcaaatatgactattatagaacaatattactgtataatggtgttagaaatcactgttatgcaatcaatttgcgctattaaggttaccaacaagccgcttatagtttttagtagttgtgttttaacagatttaaaacctaactataccactattttgggatatagtggctttggaaaacactgctatagtatttaacactgtatagtagtgatatgaataccattatagagctatttttataatgaagttttcaggatacgtttatatagctttgaaaaggttatagtcgttttctaatgccttttacatctcatcgccgtatacgccacaatgactcttaaaatatcacagacctgttgaataatgatttcggtatctcttttaaaacacaatagcgttatagctgagtttactatatgttttataaaccaaatcagatatataagagtagaaaacgattacttttaaatgacaattttgaccttaaaaggctgctttatggtgtttatacatcgtaattatgaaatcaggccaaatatgcggtatctggttccgtacagtgtttttctagaaattaactttaaaaatacacatagcgaccaattgtagtttagatttgtcatactaaaaagaaaacaacatttattaatactgtttaaaagatctttctatggtaaaacattgaaaacaagtattgttttctatataaagaacttataagttataataaactggatcatagttaaattatcatgcaaccctaattgaatccacgatggcgggcttatggcagtgaatgcgtatgataagtgatatagtcgaactataaaagcgtatgttttacttcttggatccatagtagaaactatggtaccaatcattttattgtattaaattatatttatttattttattcaaaacatggtataaatcgagggcgcatttaaaatactccattaaactaatattcttttaacggtaaaatttccatcgcatacctttttgcagtaatgatggaagtatacgaaatccaaattatgttaattgacactaaacttcacaagttcacacgccacttttcgttaagttcctcgtttagaacagtttttgttaaatattacacacattaaattattttataaatttcgcattaaaagggacggcaactgctattatagaacaaaataacctgtataacggaatctcaaatgctactatagcatacattgatactattaatagcgttactgtgtcctctatgtcaacaaattagcacaatagtcatcattacatcaccattatagaccttaaacgtcacggatgatactgctataggcctattatatcactaaatggctgcataattgcgccaaatcggctctacagtaccaatatagactatttataggaccatttagtatgatttaatttggtgtcctcgaccactataggaccagaaattgttacttgagaggaataagcacacaaaatttcatccccatcggttcagccgtttaggaggaggaggtaacaaacacacaagcatgtcaatgatatttaacaaattccttattcaatacaaatacttcgatatatgtttatagaactatattaataaaatataaatatattatacaataccaagaaaacattttttcacgattaaattcaatttatgacccattttattacaatatttatttatacccacccattagggtagaaaaggtaaatatcgggtagattgggtaaatacccggtaaatacccgatatctaccccgggtattttcccgccgcccatctctacgcgtgataaacgataaaacattgggccgtccctatcgcacctatcgcatttacaaatactgcgataggaacggcctgatgttttatcatttatcgcgcgaccatgcttgcctgacCAGTCTCCTTTACCTGCAACTTTTAACAGTTATTCTGGCATTTGCATACATTCATCAGATTTGCAACTCTTAATGCAATATATTTCGAAATTAAGATACATATGCTTGCAATATCTCTAGACCAGAAAAAATGGCCAAAGGAGGACATTACACGCATACTTTACCTATGAccattttagtagtagtagtagtagtagtagtagtagtagtagtagtagtaactctttattgtacaaaaacacattaaaaataacatacattgagatgcgaagtacaaaggcgaacttatcccatagaggatttcttccagttaacctttgagtaaatgagaggaAAGAGTTAAAGAGGGTAACAAAATCTAGCAATTTGTACAACAAGGTACCATAAAGACAATGGATAAAAATCTATATATAGTTATAGGATAAACATAACTATATCACACAAAAAGGAatgagaaaaatacactaagttGAAAAGAAACACAAAATACATTTTTCACTATG is a genomic window of Leguminivora glycinivorella isolate SPB_JAAS2020 chromosome 6, LegGlyc_1.1, whole genome shotgun sequence containing:
- the LOC125227403 gene encoding alpha-tocopherol transfer protein-like; protein product: MDLQYEENGAPFVMWGDSKIQLENWPISEKFYTEKAETELRETPEVVAKGLQELRELLKGEKNLNIPIDNDDFLMKFLRPCKFYADSALKKIQAFYKFRQAHDPYCHDLMPSVVRAAFDHSIISILAPRDQHGRRIMFVESGKGWDPKAVPLTEVFRGVQLGLEAAMTEPRTQVSGVIVIMDMQGLSLNHVLQFTPSFAKMVVDWVQDCIPIRLKAVHIVYQPYVFNMVFALFKPFLREKLRSRIHFHGNNMNSLKAHVDGKALRPRHGGSLPELEVTGELLWKMLSHYEEGFKVANSYGYVKNNENHK